Proteins encoded together in one Pontiella desulfatans window:
- a CDS encoding glycosyl hydrolase: MAKQRIALALITTVGSCLCAAGSLENNFLAPPDTAKPHTWWHWMNGYVSAEGITKDLEAMKRVGIGGFQAFQIERGMDQGPIKYLSKEWRELMTHTLQEADRLGLEMCYHQTAGWSSSGGPWITPEYAMQDVVWTELQVAGPTSVEINLETPKNLRDNYFQDIAVLAFPTPDSERNGKDGFRVDNWKSKAGYERDNKITPDTRKVESGDLIDAASIIDLSDKMNDDGRLKWKAPNGDWTIIRFGHAVCGLRNRPAPKEGRGNECDKMSKAAAAWHWKHTVQKVIDDAGPLVGKSFNNVLIDSYETGQQNWTKGFENDFRRRMGYDMIKLLPAVTGRVVNDLDFTERFLWDFRRVIADMWTENYFGHFAEMCHKNGLVLSCEPYGKPGNMDDFAVADVVDIPMGEWWARSAGGPFISSSKMAASAAHTNGRRFVGAEAFTAGRMEAAFVNHPYALKAQGDYFFCQGINRYIFHTFVHQPWGDDALPGMTMAVWGFQNNRNNTWYEQGRAWNEYLARSQYLLQEGKFQADLCYYPGESAPQTTSVREEMKPPAPAGYDYDTISRNNLMQLTVKDGRLVLPGRMEYRLLIMPDGPVRPEVLKKVEQLLGDGAHVVWEKPEGAPGLQDFPNADRFVKKAADQLWRDCDGANLKEIAYKKGKIYWPGPLDLILSSMGILPDVEFRSVQAIAPTLIKSSGYEWFHRKIGDADVYLVSNQQETPRQVEVLLRDKGRIPQLWNAQTGKIRQAPVYQSTEDGRTLVKLFLEPAGAVFVVFNEKAEAPSVVDLLHNGKTPFHGKASESASLVIHKATYGAINGNADEQKDVTEKVRSHIVNNSVEEEVKWSLVGDDPARGKVKELRVDYSIGNGRFTAMAKEKETLRINCDVEVLPAPPEPATLTISKAETVLSAWEAGSYELVYSDGKRKTVTVSAVPEPVDLSSDWNLNCPEGWGPAKVKLDKLISWTEHSDPELNYFSGTGVYGKRFDVPGDRLAEEYAVCLDLGDVQVFAEVILNGKNLGVLWKPPYKLDVSGLLNAKDNRLEVRVTNLWVNRMIGDEQHPALENYLPGKKPGEVLVEAIPGWLKNGTPRPSTERKTFTTCRFYTKDSPLIASGLIGPVQLHFGVRKVVPWK; the protein is encoded by the coding sequence ATGGCCAAACAACGTATTGCACTGGCGCTGATCACCACGGTTGGTTCCTGTTTGTGTGCCGCCGGTTCGTTGGAGAACAACTTCCTGGCGCCGCCGGATACCGCCAAGCCGCATACCTGGTGGCATTGGATGAACGGCTATGTTTCCGCCGAAGGGATTACGAAGGATCTTGAAGCGATGAAGCGGGTTGGGATCGGCGGCTTCCAGGCGTTCCAGATCGAACGGGGAATGGATCAGGGGCCGATCAAATATCTAAGCAAGGAGTGGCGCGAGCTGATGACGCACACCCTCCAAGAGGCGGATCGTTTGGGATTGGAAATGTGTTATCATCAAACGGCGGGTTGGTCGAGCAGCGGCGGCCCATGGATCACACCGGAATATGCCATGCAGGATGTGGTCTGGACAGAGTTGCAGGTGGCGGGGCCGACGTCCGTAGAGATTAATTTGGAAACGCCAAAGAATCTGCGCGATAACTATTTCCAGGACATCGCCGTGCTGGCTTTCCCAACGCCGGACTCGGAGCGTAATGGAAAAGATGGATTCCGGGTGGATAACTGGAAGAGCAAGGCCGGGTATGAGCGCGATAATAAAATCACCCCGGATACCCGCAAAGTGGAATCCGGTGACCTCATCGATGCCGCATCCATCATTGACCTCTCGGATAAAATGAATGACGACGGTCGGTTGAAGTGGAAGGCACCGAATGGCGATTGGACGATTATCCGCTTCGGGCATGCGGTCTGCGGGCTCAGAAACCGTCCGGCGCCAAAGGAAGGCCGCGGGAACGAGTGCGATAAAATGAGCAAGGCCGCCGCCGCATGGCACTGGAAACATACCGTGCAGAAGGTGATTGATGATGCGGGGCCGCTGGTGGGTAAATCTTTTAACAATGTCCTGATCGATAGCTATGAAACGGGCCAGCAAAACTGGACGAAGGGCTTTGAAAACGATTTCCGGCGTCGCATGGGCTACGACATGATCAAACTTCTTCCTGCTGTTACCGGACGCGTAGTGAACGATCTTGATTTTACCGAACGGTTTCTCTGGGATTTTCGCCGCGTTATCGCGGACATGTGGACCGAGAACTATTTCGGGCACTTTGCCGAAATGTGCCATAAGAACGGGCTTGTGCTTTCGTGCGAACCCTATGGGAAACCGGGCAACATGGACGACTTTGCTGTGGCGGATGTCGTGGATATTCCCATGGGCGAATGGTGGGCCAGATCTGCTGGGGGGCCATTCATCAGTTCGTCCAAAATGGCGGCATCGGCTGCCCATACCAACGGCCGCCGTTTTGTCGGAGCGGAAGCCTTCACCGCAGGCCGTATGGAGGCTGCCTTTGTCAACCACCCTTACGCACTCAAAGCCCAGGGGGACTATTTTTTCTGTCAGGGCATCAATCGCTATATTTTCCACACCTTTGTTCATCAACCGTGGGGCGATGATGCCCTGCCCGGCATGACGATGGCCGTATGGGGTTTCCAGAACAACCGCAACAACACGTGGTATGAGCAGGGCAGGGCGTGGAATGAATATCTGGCGCGCAGCCAATATTTGCTGCAGGAAGGAAAATTCCAGGCCGACCTCTGCTACTATCCCGGCGAAAGCGCGCCCCAGACCACGAGTGTTCGCGAAGAGATGAAGCCGCCTGCACCCGCCGGGTATGACTACGATACGATTTCCCGAAACAACCTAATGCAACTGACCGTGAAAGATGGGCGCCTGGTACTGCCGGGACGCATGGAATACCGCCTGTTGATCATGCCGGACGGCCCCGTGCGCCCGGAGGTATTGAAAAAGGTTGAGCAGTTGCTGGGCGACGGAGCGCATGTTGTCTGGGAAAAACCGGAAGGGGCTCCGGGCTTGCAGGATTTTCCCAATGCAGATCGCTTCGTGAAGAAAGCCGCCGATCAACTGTGGCGCGACTGTGACGGTGCGAACCTAAAAGAAATCGCTTATAAAAAAGGTAAAATCTACTGGCCCGGCCCATTGGACTTGATTCTCTCATCCATGGGCATCTTGCCGGATGTTGAATTCCGCTCCGTTCAGGCCATTGCCCCCACGCTCATCAAGAGCAGTGGATATGAGTGGTTTCATCGCAAGATCGGTGATGCCGATGTATATCTGGTTTCCAATCAGCAGGAAACGCCCCGCCAGGTGGAGGTTTTGTTGCGGGACAAGGGGCGCATCCCTCAGTTGTGGAATGCGCAGACCGGAAAAATCCGGCAGGCACCGGTTTACCAATCCACCGAAGATGGCCGCACGTTGGTGAAACTGTTCTTGGAGCCGGCCGGTGCCGTCTTTGTGGTGTTCAATGAAAAGGCTGAAGCGCCGAGTGTGGTCGATCTGCTGCATAACGGAAAAACACCGTTCCATGGCAAGGCATCCGAATCGGCCTCGTTGGTGATTCATAAGGCGACCTACGGAGCCATCAATGGCAATGCCGATGAGCAAAAGGATGTAACAGAAAAAGTCCGGTCGCACATTGTGAATAATTCGGTGGAAGAAGAGGTGAAATGGAGTCTGGTCGGCGATGATCCGGCGAGGGGCAAGGTCAAGGAACTGCGAGTGGATTATTCCATTGGGAATGGGCGGTTCACCGCCATGGCAAAGGAAAAGGAAACCTTGAGAATCAACTGCGATGTCGAAGTGCTTCCGGCTCCGCCAGAGCCCGCAACCTTGACCATCTCAAAAGCCGAAACCGTTCTTTCCGCATGGGAAGCGGGGAGCTATGAACTGGTCTATTCCGATGGAAAACGAAAAACCGTGACGGTGAGCGCCGTGCCGGAACCCGTTGACCTTTCCAGCGATTGGAACCTGAACTGTCCAGAAGGCTGGGGGCCGGCCAAGGTGAAGCTCGATAAATTGATTTCATGGACGGAGCACAGCGACCCGGAGCTGAACTATTTTTCCGGCACGGGGGTTTATGGCAAGCGGTTCGATGTGCCGGGCGACCGACTCGCCGAAGAGTATGCCGTCTGTCTTGATCTGGGCGATGTGCAGGTTTTTGCCGAAGTGATCCTGAATGGAAAAAATCTCGGAGTCCTGTGGAAGCCGCCCTACAAACTGGATGTTTCCGGATTGTTGAACGCCAAGGACAACCGACTTGAAGTGCGGGTGACGAATCTGTGGGTGAATCGCATGATCGGCGATGAGCAGCATCCGGCTTTGGAAAACTATCTACCGGGCAAGAAACCGGGCGAGGTTTTGGTGGAAGCCATTCCCGGCTGGTTGAAAAACGGAACGCCGCGCCCGTCGACCGAACGGAAAACATTCACCACCTGCAGGTTTTACACGAAAGATTCACCGCTGATTGCTTCCGGCCTGATCGGTCCCGTACAGCTTCATTTCGGTGTTAGGAAGGTTGTGCCCTGGAAGTGA